A region of the Microcystis aeruginosa FD4 genome:
GGTATCTGAGAATCGAGAAATTTTTCTAAAACTTCTTCCAATAAACTTAACTCTAGACTCTGGAAATCATTTGTTTTTAACACATCAACAAATAACCAAGTTTTTAACTGCTCTTGATCAAAATAATTCAAATCAATTGCTAATAAAATAAACCGCAGTAAATTATCAATATTATCGGGACTAATCTCGCGAATATGTCCTCGAATTAACCAACTGGTTTCTAAATTGCCTAACTCTAATTGTCTTCGCGCTTCCCCATCTAAAATATTGACTAAATCTGCTGTCCACGCAGTCATTTCCTGTTCATCCCCTTGACTGAGGACGAATAACCAAGTAGTTTGTGCTTCTTCTTCCCTAGCTTCCAAAAGATAGGCTAATCCTAAATACCAATAATGACTAATTTCTAGGGGTTCTCTTTCTATCAGTTCTTGATAAAACTGGCTAACTTGCCAGAAATCTCCTTGGATAATTGCCGGTTCAACTTGGGAATGCCAAGACATAAGTATTTATCGTTAAGTGTCTCTACTAGCGTACCCAAATAGAAGCAAAATTTTTCTATATAAGTAAAATTTATCAGTCGCTCAGGGGTTTGGTTTTGGGGTGGTTACTGCGTGCGCGTTGCGGGGGGTGTTGGGGTGTTAGGGTGTTAGGGTGTTAGGGTTTTGGGGTGTTGGGGTTTTAGTTGAAATTCCCCACTCCCCCACTTCCCCACTCCCCCACTTCCCCACTCCCCCACTTCCCCACTTCCCCACTTCCCCATCACCCCACACCCCAATTCATAATTTATAATTTATAATTCCCACACCCCACACCCTACACCCCACACCCTACACCCCACACCCCACACCCTACACCCCACACCCTACACCCCATACCCCACACCCTAAACCCTACACCCTCTTTCAAGTCAGTTTTTTGAAAGATTTTCTAAATAAACCAATAAATCGGCCATAGCTTGAGAATCGGGCTGAAATTTGGGCATTGGTGGGGTTTTACCGCTAATTACCTGTTCAATCAGACTAATTCTCGATTTGCGATGGGAAACGTCCTCTAAACTTGGTCCGACGATGCCATCAGCAAACTGACCGTGACAAGCAGCACAGTTAATCTGAAAGATTTCGTAACCGCGACTGACATTACCTTGTCGGGATAACACCTCTTTAATGTAGGGATCCGACATCTTAGCCAGATGAAAAGCAATTAAAAAGGTGCTAATCAGCAATAAAACCACGATTATAACCATTAAGAATCGATAAAGCCCGAATTTTGGTTTAAATAACTGACTATTCACGAAAGCTGCCGAAGAAAAGATGAGTTCCTCTTTACATTTTGCAACTTTTTGTCCGAAAATTCCACCGCCGCTGCTAGAGATAGGCAAATGGAGAATAATATAAGACAAAACTGCATCTTTTTCTAACCCTCTAGCAATGAACCTATTAACCAGACTGGAAGATTGGCCCTATATTATCTTACCTATCACCATCATCCTCAGTTTCCTGCTGTTGGGATGGCTCGTAGAAAAGCGCGTTGTCAGTCAACTTTTATCGATTGCCAGAGAAAAAAACCTGCGTTTCTCGGAAGGGGTTTTACGCTCCCTGCGTGGATTAAGCATACTTTGGTTCGGACTTTTGGGGTTAAATATTGCCCTCTCCCTTCCCAATCTTCCCCTCTTTCCCTCCCTCATTCTCCTGAGCAAAACATTTCTGCTAGTGGCTTTTTTAGCTTCAGCTACTTGGGTTGTTGCTCAATTATCCGTGGAAATATTACGAGTTTATACCACGGGAGATGATGGCATTTCTTCCCTCACTTCCCTATTTGAATTTCTCGCCAAAGTTATAATTTTTAGCTGCGGTTTTTTGCTTATTCTAAGCTCGATTGGCATTTCGATAACTCCCCTGCTTACTGCCTTTGGTATTGGGGGTGTTTCCCTCGGTTTAGCTCTCCAAAATACCTTAGCTAATTTAATGTCAGGGATTAATATTATCACTTCTAAAAAAGTTAGACCGGGAGATTATATTGAACTGAGAACGGGAGAAGCTGGTTATGTGCGAGATGTGGATTTAAGATGCACAGTCATCGAAGAAATTACCAATAATCTTTTGGTCATTCCCAATGCTCAGATCATTTCTTCTAGTTTCCGTAACTATAGTTTACCGGATAACTCCCTACTGGTTCCCGTGGAAGTGGGCATTAGTTACGATAGTGACTTAGAAAAAGTCGAAAAAGTTACCCTAGAAGTTATGCAAGAAATCGCTCAGTTATTGCAACCTCACCTCGGTAACTATAAACCCTTGATCCTTTATCGTAAATTCGATTACTATAGCATTGTGCTAACAGTTTATCTCAAGGTGGTAGAAGAAGAATTTTTTCAACATCTCACCATTAAACACGAATTTATTAAACTCCTACACCGACGCTATCAGCAAGAAGGAATTAAAATTCCCTATCCAATTCTTTTTCCCTATCCCCCCAGTAATCCCCCTAGTTAACTTCAATTCGCTATCGCAACAAACCATTGAAATGCGCGGACAACTTACAATTGATAATTCTCCTTAAAAAACTTACGAGTCATCGGTTGGACAACTTCAATACCGTGGCCTTCTCCTAATAATTCTAGGGGTTTTCCTTCCACTTGAATCCAGACTTTGGCATTGGGATCCTCGCTAGTAGTAGTATAGATGATTTGTGCCAAACGACCGATCAGCATATCAGGACCATCATCATTACCAAACTCGCGCGAGAGATTAATCTTAATTCCCGTTTTATCTACTTTTAAATCAAGTAATTTAGTCCCGGGGGGAATAGTAGTCATATCCTGAGGATTACTTGGACCAGCTAATAGTATCTTCAATACTGCTGTTAACTCTCGGTCGTCGCTATCTGCTTTTTGAACGGTAATTTCTTGGGTGACTAATTGATTACCCGTATCAGTCACTTTTAACCAATAAACCTGTCGATTTTCCCTAACAGGAATAGCTGCCGGAGTTGCTGTCGGACTTGTCTCCACTGGACCTGGAGAAACCGGTTTAACAATTGGCGATTCAATTATCGGCACTGGACTGGGAGATTCAATCGGGTTTTCGCTAGTTTTCTGGGGGGAAGATAGGTGATGGACGGCAAACCAAGCAGTGGCCCCACCAGCAGTAAATAAAGCGAGACCGATACCAATTATCCAAGGCAAAGAGATTTTATCACTAGAGCGAGAACTAGGCATAATTCAGTTATCAGTTATCAGTTATCAGTTATCAGTTATCAGTTATCAGTTATCAGTTATCAGTTATCAGTTATCAGTTATCAGTTATCAGTTATCAGTTATCAGTTATCAGTTATCAGTTATCAGTCGAACGCTTTTATTCTCCCCATCTCCCCATCTCCCCACCACCCCACTTCATAATTCATAATTCATAATTCATAATTCCGATCTCATCTTTTCTGACCGTTAAATTTAGTTGGGGTTCCCCGATCGAGGTTCAATTCTGCCAAAGACGGCTATACTCAGCTTATCATCGTCGATCTGCAATTGTAGAAGGCGGGCGATAATTCCTTGTTTCTCGAAGTTTTTTAAATCTAACTGGGTGGATATACCCTCGGCAAACCCCTTGAGAAGGCGCGAGGAGATGCGACGACCATTAAGAGTGGCTGTGGGTTCAATAAGCTCGATTTTTCGCCCCTGCACTAGCTTAAATCCCACTTCTAAGCTCAGATTGAGGCTGGCTGCTGGTTCGTCTGGCCTTTGGGTCTCTAGCTGCAGGCTGAGGGTGACTCGATTATTATTAAGAAAATTAAAATTTGCTTGACTAAGTTGATATTTTGTGCTACCAAATTCTCCCCTAGAGGGAATCAGATGATTAATCAGGGTCTGAATTTGCTCTTTGACCGCTGCCGATTGTAAAGCTTGATTAACATTAGTTTCCGTGAGGACAAGATGCAATGCTCCCGCAGCCGGTCGGCGCAGTGCGGCGGCTAAACTGCCGTTTTTTTGCTGTAATTGCCGCAAATCGAGGCTAATTGGCTCAGTTTCTAGCTCGATCTTCTCAATACGAACATCAGCAAGGGGATAAATTCCCCGTGCAGAAATGCGAACTCGAGCGATTTTGCCTTGCAGAGCCTGATAATTGGGAGTATTATCGACTCTCACGGCTAATTGTTCCACTTTTTGGACTTGGGAGCGAAGGGTATGGGCTAAAACCGTATCGATAATTGCCCCTGCGGGGGTTAACAGGGTCAAAACACTAGCGAGAGTGATTGTTAGCCATTCCATCGCTCAATTACACCCATCCAGCTAAATTTTGCCAAGCATTAGTCAAAAGCTGACTTAACCAACGTCGTTGCACTTGATCTAAAATCGGGTCTTCTGCGAGAATTTCTTCAGTCAGATCATCGAGAGATTGACCCTGAGCGCGGGCCATTCTAATAATTCCCGCAATCACGGCAGCGATCATCTCCTCATCGACGGGACGCTGTCGGAGGGCGGCAATTTCTTCGGGGGTAGTCGGGATGGGATAATTCATAATCAGATGGGGTAGGCTGTGTATTAATCTAGGTGTGTAAAGTTTTTTAAACTTTTTTCAGAAAACTTTTTGTGTAGTCTAGCGTAATCAGACGATTTTTGGGTTTAACAACTAAATCAAGATGAAAGAAATACTTTACAGAGAAATTCCGACTCCTGACTCGATCGCCGTTTGTCAGTGGTTACAATCCGATTGGCAACCCGGAAGCGGTGTCAAGACAAATACACCTAACGGGGTGAGATTGCGCTTATCGGAGGCGATCGAATTGTCGATTTTTGTCTGGACGCTGCAACGGACTACTTATTTAAAAGTTTTCCGCTGGGGTGAGCGATCGCATGACCGAGAAACATCCCTGACTCAGCAGCTCGATCGAGCTTTACAAAAGCGTTTTCCGCCGCAGTATAACACGATACCAAATATCGATCAAAAAAATCACTCAATTTTTACAGCTTTAGAAGCGGACTACCCCCTAACGGTTCATTACTTCCGCAAAATGCCGCAAGGGGAGGCGGACTTAGAACGCTTGTACTGGTGGGAAAAACGTTGGCGCGACAGTGCCAAAAATCCCCAACAACCGCAGCCAGTAATTTTCTCTAGCAGTGAGGAAAATGATCATCCCATCGCCTACGACTTAATTTATATTGGTGGTGCCTTGGGGGCAATTCATGCGGCACAGATGGCCAAATTAGGTTATCGAGTCCTCTTAGTAGAAAGACTACCTTTCGGACGGATGAATCGGGAATGGAATATCTCTCGATCGGAGTTTCAAAGTTTAATTAATTTAGGCCTATTTACTGCCGAAGAATTCGAGGAATTAATCTTCCAAGAATACATCGATGGCTTTAATAAGTTTTTTGATGGCAATAATCCCCCCCATCTGAAAGCCAAAATTCTCCATACTCCCACGGTTTTAAATATCGCCATTAATTCCGATAAATTGCTGCAATCCTGCGGTAAAAAAATACAGGATCATGGCGGTACAATTCTCGATCAAACGGAATTTATCAAGGCTGATATTACCGCCAATAGTGTTACTGTCACCCTTAATCATGGTGGAGAAATTCAACAGATAAAAGGCCGTTTATTGATTGATGCCATGGGTTCCGCTTCTGCCATTGCTTGGCAATTAAACGGAGTGCGCGCCTTTGATAGTGTCTGTCCGACGGTGGGGGCAGTAGTAGAAGGATTCGAGCCGGTGGTGTGGGATTCTCACTATGGCGATGTCTTAAATTCCCATGGCGATATTTCTAAAGGTAGGCAATTAATTTGGGAATTATTTCCGGGGGAAGGAAAAGAATTAACCTTCTATCTATTTCACTATCATCAAGTCCATCCCGATAACCCTGGTTCTCTGTTGGAAATGTACGAAGATTTCTTTACTATTTTGCCAGAATATCGACAGTGTGACCCAGAAAAATTAACTTGGAAAAAACCCACTTTTGGTTATATACCGGGGCATTTTAGCACAGGCAAAAAAGATAGAATTGTCTCCTTTAATCGCATTTTAGCTATTGGGGATGCCGCCTCCCTGCAATCACCGTTAATCTTTACTGGATTCGGTTCTTTGGTGCGTAATTTAGAGCGCTTAACCCATCTTTTGGATACGGCCTTAAAACACGATTTACTAACAGCTAAAGACCTAGAAAACGTGCGGGCCTATCAAAGTAATGTGGCGGTAACTTGGTTATTTTCTAAAGGAATGATGGTTCCTACGGGAAAAACCCTACCCCCCCAAAGAATTAACGCCATGCTAAACACATTTTTCGGTTTATTGGCCGACGAACCGCAGGAGGTTTCTGAAACTTTTATTAAAGATAAAACCGATTGGTTGACCTTTAGCCGTTTAGCAATTAAAGCGGCCAGAAAAAACCCCGCTTTACTGGTATGGATAGCAGAAATGGCTGGCAGTCAGGATTTAATTCGCTGGTTGGGTTCCTATCTCGATTTTAGCCTTGATGGAGTCAAAAATTTGCTTTTTGGTTCCTGGTTTCCCCAATGGTTAAAAAACTCCCAAAGCTGGCTAGAAAAAGACAATCCTCGCCTATGGTTAAAGTTATTGAGTTTTAATTATGGCCTAAGAAATTAGGGGATATTTATCAGGTAAACTTTCATATAAAGGAAAGTGAGAACTGAGAAGTTGGTTTTTAAAGTTCGATTGGAAGTTAATCACACTAAACGGGGAGATATTCGGTAGCAGTTAAATAATCATAATAAAAACCACTCCACACACAGAGGACACAGTAGCGGCTCTTGTCGGGTGCGTTAGTGATAGCATAACGCAGCAATTTTCTTAAGATGGTACGTTACGGCGCGATCATAATTTAATTATTAACAAATTTCCTTTAAATACGCGCAAACACGCACCCTACAAGCTGATTTAAGAGAAGTAGAATCTTTTATTTAGTCAATAGTTAACATATAATTGAGTTAAGGTGTTCTCATTCAACGATTTTCCCTATGGCACAAGCTCAGGAACCGAACGATAAAAATTATGAAGTGGAGCCTCAATTGAGGAGTCTTAATCGGCGCCTGGAGCGTCTGGAAGATACCCAAGTGACAGGAAGAGAGCTAAACCGGAGTTTTGATCGGATCTATGAGGAAATTGATCATCTTGAAGATAAAGTTGATCGGCTTCAATCTAATTTTGAAGAGTTTCGTGATGAGATTAACCAAAAATTAGATACGATTTTACAACATATTACGGGCATCAATTAAATTGCGATCGCCTGATTGACAGGGATCATCAATAAAGTCTTATCCTAGGTTGGGTTGAACGTGCTTTGAAACCCAACACTTTTAAATAATTGAGTTGGGGTTCCTTACGTCAACCCAATCTACAGATTACTAAAAATTGTTGATAAGTAACAATTTTAGTTATTCCAAATTGTTGCAAAATTAATAAATCTTGATCGCCTGTAATTAAAAAGTCAGCTTGACTATCTTTGGCTAAGGCTAAAAGGTAGTTATCTTTAGCGTCTCTACAGATATTAATTTTTGATTTAGTCTCAATACATAACCCAATTATGCTTAAAAGTTCAAGTAACTCTTGAACTTTACTTTGGGGAAAATGCTTTTGTAATTTTGGTCTTTTGGTAACAAGGTTAATTTCATTAAGTAGCTGTGGAGAAAAAATCGGCACAAGAGTTTTTTCAATCAGTAGATATTTTAAACTGGCTAACTGTTTACCAATAAGAAAGCTAATCCAAAGGTTAGTATCAATAATAACTTTAATCGGTGGCTTGTTGTCCATAAATTTCAGCCCTAACTTCCTCCACTTCTTCGGTAATTGTCTCTAGGGAAAGCTCATCAGTTTTAAAGGTTTCTAAAAGTTGGGTTAATTTTTGATTTAAAGTTTCTTTTTCGAGTTCTTTACTGAGTTGTATTTTGTCACTTTCTGGGAGTTGTTTAACCAAATCTAAAATCTGGTCAAAGTTTAAGGTTAGTTGGTAAGTTTTTTGGTTCATTTTCTCAAATTATTGTTTATTGATAAAGCGAGGTATTAGGTATCAAGTGCCTGAAAAGCTCATGTTTACGGGAGCAAAACCACTAAAATTAGACTTGATAAAAAACCTGAGATTGTTATATTCTACAGGTTACAAGTTTTTGCACGAGAGAGCCACGCCCCACCCACCAATTATATCATTCATTCTGCCTGAATATCAAACAGGAACTAGAAACCTGTTACTAGGGAGAGATTGCTACGGGGGGATATTCGGTAGCAGTTAAATAATCATAATAAAAACCACTCCACACACAGAGGACACAGTAGCGGCTCTTGTCGGGTGCGTTAGTCATAGCATAACGCAGCAATTTTCTTAAGATGGTGCGTTACGGCGCGATCATAATTTAATTATTAACAAATTTCCTTTAAATACGCGCAAACACGCACCCTACAAGCTATCAAAAGAGTCAGGCTTATCCAAAGAATGGACGATTTTATGGATTGGA
Encoded here:
- a CDS encoding GerMN domain-containing protein, which encodes MPSSRSSDKISLPWIIGIGLALFTAGGATAWFAVHHLSSPQKTSENPIESPSPVPIIESPIVKPVSPGPVETSPTATPAAIPVRENRQVYWLKVTDTGNQLVTQEITVQKADSDDRELTAVLKILLAGPSNPQDMTTIPPGTKLLDLKVDKTGIKINLSREFGNDDGPDMLIGRLAQIIYTTTSEDPNAKVWIQVEGKPLELLGEGHGIEVVQPMTRKFFKENYQL
- a CDS encoding putative toxin-antitoxin system toxin component, PIN family, which encodes MDNKPPIKVIIDTNLWISFLIGKQLASLKYLLIEKTLVPIFSPQLLNEINLVTKRPKLQKHFPQSKVQELLELLSIIGLCIETKSKINICRDAKDNYLLALAKDSQADFLITGDQDLLILQQFGITKIVTYQQFLVICRLG
- a CDS encoding LmeA family phospholipid-binding protein yields the protein MEWLTITLASVLTLLTPAGAIIDTVLAHTLRSQVQKVEQLAVRVDNTPNYQALQGKIARVRISARGIYPLADVRIEKIELETEPISLDLRQLQQKNGSLAAALRRPAAGALHLVLTETNVNQALQSAAVKEQIQTLINHLIPSRGEFGSTKYQLSQANFNFLNNNRVTLSLQLETQRPDEPAASLNLSLEVGFKLVQGRKIELIEPTATLNGRRISSRLLKGFAEGISTQLDLKNFEKQGIIARLLQLQIDDDKLSIAVFGRIEPRSGNPN
- a CDS encoding mechanosensitive ion channel family protein; translation: MNLLTRLEDWPYIILPITIILSFLLLGWLVEKRVVSQLLSIAREKNLRFSEGVLRSLRGLSILWFGLLGLNIALSLPNLPLFPSLILLSKTFLLVAFLASATWVVAQLSVEILRVYTTGDDGISSLTSLFEFLAKVIIFSCGFLLILSSIGISITPLLTAFGIGGVSLGLALQNTLANLMSGINIITSKKVRPGDYIELRTGEAGYVRDVDLRCTVIEEITNNLLVIPNAQIISSSFRNYSLPDNSLLVPVEVGISYDSDLEKVEKVTLEVMQEIAQLLQPHLGNYKPLILYRKFDYYSIVLTVYLKVVEEEFFQHLTIKHEFIKLLHRRYQQEGIKIPYPILFPYPPSNPPS
- the vap15 gene encoding type II toxin-antitoxin system VapB15 family antitoxin, whose product is MNQKTYQLTLNFDQILDLVKQLPESDKIQLSKELEKETLNQKLTQLLETFKTDELSLETITEEVEEVRAEIYGQQATD
- a CDS encoding c-type cytochrome encodes the protein MSYIILHLPISSSGGGIFGQKVAKCKEELIFSSAAFVNSQLFKPKFGLYRFLMVIIVVLLLISTFLIAFHLAKMSDPYIKEVLSRQGNVSRGYEIFQINCAACHGQFADGIVGPSLEDVSHRKSRISLIEQVISGKTPPMPKFQPDSQAMADLLVYLENLSKN
- a CDS encoding flavin-dependent dehydrogenase, translating into MKEILYREIPTPDSIAVCQWLQSDWQPGSGVKTNTPNGVRLRLSEAIELSIFVWTLQRTTYLKVFRWGERSHDRETSLTQQLDRALQKRFPPQYNTIPNIDQKNHSIFTALEADYPLTVHYFRKMPQGEADLERLYWWEKRWRDSAKNPQQPQPVIFSSSEENDHPIAYDLIYIGGALGAIHAAQMAKLGYRVLLVERLPFGRMNREWNISRSEFQSLINLGLFTAEEFEELIFQEYIDGFNKFFDGNNPPHLKAKILHTPTVLNIAINSDKLLQSCGKKIQDHGGTILDQTEFIKADITANSVTVTLNHGGEIQQIKGRLLIDAMGSASAIAWQLNGVRAFDSVCPTVGAVVEGFEPVVWDSHYGDVLNSHGDISKGRQLIWELFPGEGKELTFYLFHYHQVHPDNPGSLLEMYEDFFTILPEYRQCDPEKLTWKKPTFGYIPGHFSTGKKDRIVSFNRILAIGDAASLQSPLIFTGFGSLVRNLERLTHLLDTALKHDLLTAKDLENVRAYQSNVAVTWLFSKGMMVPTGKTLPPQRINAMLNTFFGLLADEPQEVSETFIKDKTDWLTFSRLAIKAARKNPALLVWIAEMAGSQDLIRWLGSYLDFSLDGVKNLLFGSWFPQWLKNSQSWLEKDNPRLWLKLLSFNYGLRN